In Bradyrhizobium guangxiense, the following are encoded in one genomic region:
- the dut gene encoding dUTP diphosphatase, whose amino-acid sequence MSTKISVELQQLAHADGLPLPAYQTTEAAGLDLMAAVPDSEPLTLAPGQYALVPTGLAIALPAGHEAQVRPRSGLAAKHGVTVLNSPGTIDADYRGEIKVILINHGAAPFVIKRGERIAQMVIAPVVQATLVPVATLSTTDRGAGGFGSTGR is encoded by the coding sequence TTGAGCACGAAGATCAGCGTCGAACTGCAGCAACTGGCTCATGCCGACGGCCTGCCGCTGCCGGCCTATCAGACCACGGAGGCCGCCGGGCTCGATTTGATGGCTGCGGTGCCGGACAGCGAGCCGTTGACGCTCGCGCCCGGCCAATATGCGCTGGTGCCGACGGGGCTCGCGATCGCACTGCCGGCCGGGCACGAGGCGCAGGTGCGGCCGCGCTCGGGACTCGCGGCCAAGCACGGCGTCACCGTGCTGAACTCGCCGGGCACGATCGACGCCGACTATCGCGGCGAGATCAAGGTGATCCTGATCAATCACGGCGCGGCACCGTTCGTGATCAAGCGCGGCGAGCGCATCGCCCAGATGGTGATCGCGCCCGTGGTGCAGGCCACGCTGGTTCCCGTCGCCACATTGTCGACCACCGATCGCGGCGCCGGCGGCTTCGGCTCGACCGGCCGCTAA